Part of the Amphiura filiformis chromosome 9, Afil_fr2py, whole genome shotgun sequence genome is shown below.
attcacgaaacaagaagaATAATCCCATGAGTACCGAAAACATTTTCTTCCATGGATACTGGGTACAagacaactttcaaatcttgggttactttcatttaaatgtacgctgcgagatcaatattgggaccattgtaacaaatgaggtgtcataatacgcaaaaataaattctgattCGACTGTATATCCCAAATTTGGAATACGATTAACCGTTtgtgaataatgaccattatttaagggggtggtTACTTTTTGGAAGATGTTTAgccatttttaacatagattttcgtttcctTATTCATCTTTTTTGCCTTTTGTGTGATAATtaatattctataaactgtatatttgtgtgcaaattgagagcGCTATTTTTACATACATTCTAAATTAATTAGCCAAATATTATCAATCATTCCTTACATTTTAGAACATTACATTGCTATTTGTttctctttttctgatgttttaatgctatTAAATCAGTATTTACCCATTgtaaaaacacgatttaagataaatagcgccatcagagtttaccttttcttaaaaatgacgtcgttttatatgccatcaaacaaccgcgaTGAATAGTATTTCTCCTGCAGTTTGATCAATTGTGTAAACCGAATTCGGATGACTTTGCGGGAAAATTGGCGCAGAAGggtttgaaaagttgaaaattcTTCATAAGTAAAAGTTATAACCCACAAACAGGTAATTTCCGTTTACTTTTgtctgtttgcttgtttgtttgtttgtttgtttgtttgttttgttcccTTACCTGGGCAGTCATACATTACATTGGCGTGTTTGATATCGTACCGACTCAGCTCATGACGCTGACCCATGTTCATTCGATCCTCTAAATGGCGCACCTCTATTGTTGACTTGTCATTTTTCGAAGCGTACTGAAAGAAAAATGTACTAGAAATTGTTTATTGATGGGTGACTTCAAATGAGAGCGAGCGGGATCTGCATTAAAACGCAACAATGGAATCTCCTGGGATGCGCATATCCATAATAGCTCATAATAGAAAGTGTCTACGAATTCGCAACCGGAAATAATCGCGTATTGAGCGTGTTTCTTGTATGATCGATTATAGTGCGTGTGTGAGTAGGGTGTTCATGCAAGGGGCAATGCCTGGCCGTGTAGGGCGCTCATGACGTGATGCCGTTTGCGCGAATAAGAGGACGTCATACccttcaaattgcatttttaggCCTCCGAGGGGTAGTGGTAGTCTCTTAAACTATGATTATCTcgtaataggcaagaattattcGGTTTCAATAAACTTTAATACGCTGGTGTAAATTCATAAAAGCGCGCGTCAATCACGCATAGCGCAGTTGGCGTATGTGCTGTGCCcaactgtgtgtacgccattctacatgtatatcaatccacgatgttatgagtcccgcctattacctgctgatcagagtatagaggGCCTCATTTACCCTCATAACATTCAGGGCCACAATGTTACTTTGTTCTGATGCAAAAATACACCCGCAATGTAGATATCTGTGGTAAGTACACGCCCACTTACACTAGGATTCTTTATGGCTTTATTCTTTACGCCAGTGGTTCTTTATGGGGTATATTTCTTATCACACCATTCTTGTGGGGTACCAAAAACGTACCACCAATAGTTTGTGAGGAACGTTTTTTCTACACGTTTCGGGCCTTATGGGGTTctataagtttgtttgtttttcttaatgAGATCCATGATTTATACCCCACAATGAAGTTGTACCCCACAAGCTATTGCTGCAACTTACACAGTACCCCAAAAGAATGCTGGCACAAgtgcacacacacccctacacaccccaataCACATATTAATATAGAGGCACCTTTTCCAAAAGTTACAAAGCACACAGAATGTTGCAAAACATTGTAGTCCAACTAAATAAGGTACATACTAGGACAATTAAAATAAGTCTCGAGTAGTTTCACAAATTGTCCAAGTGAACTTGCATGGCGACTATTGAATGAAGACATGATTTAATGGACTGAAAAGCATACTCTGATACTTACATGGCTACCATAATGCATAATGGAGGCATGGTCATACGGAATACCATTGGTAGACACTTCCACGGAACTCATCTTTTCGAAGTTATTTTCCATGTTCGGTATGATATTCTCATGATGTACAGTGACATATTGGTCACGATCAGGACGAGATTGTTCATGGACGTAACCGATAGCATGACCCAACTCGTGTATGGCGGATCCTGGACCTTTctgcaaataaaaattaaataagaatattaataaaaacaaaattcgaTTGTGGTTCTTGATTTCAAGTGTCTATTTGATTTGATGAAATTGATCCCTCATACATGATATAACTATAAGTTGATGCCCATATTCCTATGGGAAATGGTTTTCGAAGGAGGgctcatacccccccccccccccccccggccacaAAGGGAGTGAAGAAAAGCATCAAGCATCATTGGCAATTTAAAAGTGTTAAAAATTTAAGAGAGATATAACGTAGATGTCAAGACCGTTTCAACAAGATTCGATTATTCGCCTTATTAGTACTACTAGTTTACGCAGACCTGTGAGCAActtattgactttgtgttgtcaTTTTGAACGTGGTTCCGAAAAGAGatagcgtgaaccagttgacctggcaatgaTTGATTTTGACGTCACATTAGTGACAGCGAATCATGACTAGGGCCTATAAGTACAAACAAGGCAATGCAGATAGCCCCTTACCGCAGTGCATTCATCTGTCAAGTTGAGTAGTTGTCCTTCTCTTTGTATGTAACCTATGTACGATGAACACCTGTTGAAGGATACGTCACAATTCCAATTATTGATGATATTACGTAATTCCTACCTAAAGCCTACGAGCACCAGGGATTTTGAATAATAGGATTGGCGACTGAAATTATGTAACGACTCAAGCGTGTGTACtgtgtatcctaggtctagacaataggcgccatattgcatgagggttagagttcataggggaaacgttaaaggtttagtagattaggtcatCCATGAAACTCTCGGGGGAAACTCTCTCTAAATCAGGGATTGTGAACAATTGGGATGGGCGACTGAAATCACGCGACGATTCAAGTGTGTGTATGTTAGGTCTAGACAATATTGTAGGGGGGTTAGCGTTCATATGTGAAACGTCAAAGGTTCAGTAGATATTAGGTCACCCAGGCGCTTTCACTATATaattcacgagttgtaataccagTAGGTAAAAACACAAGTTTGTTAAAATGTTCCCGAAACCCAATTGCTAAATTATAAATATAAGTATACTACTTTACAAACTTTGTTTTGATAAATCTATTCAATTTGATGGTAATGTTTGAGATAACTACGCATCACATCTTCCTGATTTAGCTAGAACGATCTATGTCTATAACGatctagttgatgcgatctgattgtgatgattcaccattgcagcgaaattacagcgcttatAGTCCTCTAAGATCtagagaaaggcgctttataaatccaaaatttatttatttattattatatgtcAATTATTCTTTGCGCAAGGTCAAAGGGGCTCTTTGTCCgacaggcatctgattgatgaagGTGTGACGTCACTTCTTCAACCCGGAGGAGGCAATTATCCTAGACAAGAAGGACAGTGTTCCAGAGAGGAGTAAGGGAATCCATATGAAACAGAGTGGAAGAGCCCGCTATTGGGGTCTCCTCTTCCAATTGTCACACGGATGGGACCCGGAATTACAGGGaccaccgccccccccccctttctgaCATCACACCATCATCGATCAGATGCCTGTTGAAGTCCGATGGTTTTGGACGCAAccccagtattagatttaatttacaaaataatctaTTAAACTTACCCTATTGAATCATCGACTCCGTCAATGAGAATATAATTGGTATGCCCAACTTTTTTGGCAACTTTCCTATTTGCAGGCTTGAATATCAAACATGTGTATTTTTGCCATTCGTTTATTGCGGCTGTAATGGTTTTCTTGTATTTCTCTAAAAGAAAAgaatttcatcattaaaacatGTCATTTACATTCAAGTTTATCATATTTTAGCTTCACAACAGTTAAAAACGGGGATCAGCGACAGTGTGACACCACATTAAAAACCATAACTGTTCCCGACATTGTGGAGCTTATATTGAATATTGACCAGAATTATTTAAAatagaattaaaggatcagttgaatataatccgcatttttaaaaacattggatatgatgataatgttattgataattgtgcttgatctgtcattacatcacttgttccctaagtagtaaacaaaattcactcattacaaatatccgctatcacccgcatcttgaggggaggggggaaaatggaggctaaaatttcgattttgaagccatttttgaaacgtcaccacggtcaaggtcaagtcacatattgagatgggtttgtgtatgtgatgtgtgttggGTCAATACGGCACATTAGTGATGATCTCCCGCCCCCTCCTCACATATCCGAGGGTAGGGGTCATAATTGAGCTCCCTTAATAGTGCaacgtaatgcataaatgaatactctatataattatgttttgttcTTCTGTACCATTTATTGGTCACGATTAAGACCCCTACCCCCAGAGAAACGAGGAGGGGCCgggtggtcatcttttgtacggttacattaatgacttccccaccccggggatacattgagggcatcttatacccactaatgtgacgtatagatcCACACAAACGTGacatacacaaacccaccccaatatgtgagttgaccttgaccgtggtgacgtttgaaaaatggcttaaAAATCGAAATTTTGGCCTCCATTTTCTTCCCTCCCCTCATGATGTGGGTgatggcggatatttgtaatgagtgaattttgtctgcagcttaggaaacaagtgatgtaatgaaagatcaagcacaattatcaataatatttatcatcatatccaatgatttcaaaaatgctgattatattgaactgatcctttaattcttttgaggagtgtagtatttatataatattgaatggctttgagtgtgatacaagaatatttttctatcgagtgcaatatattcttgtatcacacgaaaataagccattcaatattattattattatttatatcaggcttttgctatgcggtaaaatgaaaatttattaAGCTCACCTAGCCatcgggtttaaccaatgtgtattgtaatgtaagcttaccttttgaccttcttgttttctgctctttactctccaaagacaatttcggaataattatatataggtttatttgtagatgtggattatatttcctaaggttatcctcatccagaattgccgcgaattaagggctggggtatgaacgtttggacagtatttattttgggacattagagcacatcagacatatcgaattgaattctgaatacgaagaatgtccttctgatatcaaataattttgattttttgaaattcgcaatttaatacacattttatggcaaatcattaaaatttatatttttgatatttaacagtactcgaagtaaactttacaaatctgatgatttatacttaaagtgtatgtaggtgggatgaaaagccgatgatcaattgaaaattttgacctttcgtattggagatatggatttttttcccaaaacaccaaaaaaaaaaaaggtcttttgtcataaaatttgtcataaaatttgtattatattgtgattttcaaaaatgaaaattatttgatatcagaaagacatgcttcgtattcagaatgcaattcgataggtctgaggtgctctcatgtccctcaaaaaatactgtcgaaacgcaataaacgctcattctagatcccttaagtttgtgattttacttgtttatacagtacgaaatctcctgtgagccgttacgatgtctgtagtgtattgttgtgctgttgtatcatgacccgtgttggtgccgtcaccatggtaacgcgcgacgcgtacgcgatacgcgtacaatattcacgaaatattgtattgcatccgggtattttgaaaatattgtacaatatacagttttattgtatcgctcaaaagcctgatataaataataattgatAATATTCAAGAGAAAACATGACTAGATCCAACGACAGCTCGGTGGCATGGAAATCCTGTGCAATTCTCCCAAATATTTATGTGTACAATAGACATCACAGTTCATTGTCGGCAAAAATCCTTTTTCTAACTTAGCTTGCAAGGCGTTGGCTGAAGTAAGGAAGCtccatttttgtgggacctgagagcacatcagacacgctaaattgcattcggaatacggggaatgtccttctgatgtcatttttttttatatcaaagtcgcgatataatgcaaattttatgacgaattattagaaatttacatttttgacatgCAGTCCTCGCATTAAACTCTATAAATTTAATGACATGTACCCgggatatgtacttaaagtgtatactaGCTGAGAGGAAacgccgaccatcatatgaaaattttgacctttcgtatggaaGATATACAAGAAGtttaatgtatatcttcaatataaataatcatattttcatatgattgtcggcttttcctcccattcagctacatacacttacgTAGTAcgtagcattagatttataaagtctacctTGTTTACTTCGAGGTATCAAACTCACTGTAGCCTCTTCTAGTCccgaaaaatctatttttacgtAAAAAAACGAGTCCCGGTAGAGGTTACCTCcaggcagtggcggcgccagggggcatgagggggaaattcccccagtcagaactctttgcCCCCTGTTGCTCCCCCAGttaaaacacaaaattacgaACATATCCATAggctgcaattttgcgcaaaatgtggTGATTTTGCCCCCtatgaaattcacttcccccccatgcccccccaaaaaaaaaaaaaaaatctggcgcCACCCGGATCTAGCATGGGTACCCAGATAATCCTTTAGGATTTTGTCCTACATTTTAGCTAGATAtcattcatttatatattttctaatatTCCTCTACCTGCATTTGGACTGATCTTATACACGACAATGTTCCTCGGCCACCGATGAAGTAAGTTTGACATTCCTCTACGTTTTGCTATTCTGTCCGAATCACTGTCACcatcattttcttcattttccttgtttttagtGTAGATTTCTTGTTGTCCTTTAGTAAATAACATGTCCGCGTGCATATATGGGGATGGATGTGGGGGTTGTCTCTCCTCGGGGGGTTCACCTACAAACTCTGGATTGAATTCCTGAAGAAAAACATCCATATATATTATATCGATGGTTCAGAGCCAGAAATCCTTAACTCACTCAGGATtgggttaaggctttctggttcccAACCCTCGATATTATGTACatggtatagacctttttccctctatcccacaatgcactattccaggggggtatgacgtagttcattaacctcatagatcgtgtgcatccgatggtctttgaaaggcctttgcaattattttgtcttaatatgggcatactgattccatataggcctatgcggattatcgtaaaggccatcgatgttactaattatgcaattattgaatatacGAGTGATGctgttacggagcgatgcagaacatctgtgtaagagatttttgCTTaccgttttattttcatctccgaaaaaaaagtgaaacggacgccgacaaaatatcactgcgtggcccgtcattagtttttaaccattaggtctataaaatgtatacaaagttaggtttcaataacaggaaactttttttggcgacgacaccatgtccataaggcatagaaatgttgttttttgcccccgaaagttattagtgatcgtggcgccattatcatcattatcggggattccttttttgtgatgaaggcaccagccgaaatgtccgtattccagaatgtaatgaacataactctgcaCTCCCCCGGgaagatgatgtattttgcgacactcatacccccctggaatagtgcatgatgggaaagagggaaaaaggtctatacacggttgtttgatgtcatagaactgtattcattttaagcAAAGTttaacactgatggcgctatttatcttaaatcaaaCTACTTTTTATTGTGAAATGAAAAGAATAACTCACATTATTGGActaaattaaatttttaatgtatgtatagcgccctcaatttactcACAAATATACAGAATAAAAATTGACCacccacaaaaaggcagaaaaagatgccAAATTTGGTATAGAAAAGAAATCTAAGTTGAAAATAGCTAAAAATTATataatgtgtatattagtgtgatagctgttggtatggTTAAGGTCTAGAAATGAAAATTacgtaatgttttgttagaaacattaataaatgatcacatcaaacaactgtgtatGCCCGGTTGTACCATCTTTTAATTAAGGTGTTTAATGGTTTCTACATGTATGacatttttgattaaaaataggCTTATTTGTAATCAACCTATAACAAACTCAAagggatacaggcttgcaaactGTGGGGGTATTTTTGTACCCATTCACTCCTGTGTAGTTCTATACGTTTATTTAATTTCTAGTTTTATTACTTTTGCTAAATATGAATACAATAATTATGTTATCATGAACTGTACTACATTTTATAAGTGAGAGAGTGAAACAAAATATTACGTCAGTATGTTACGTGGGTGTGTCATCCTATACGAAGGGAGGGGCCACCGCCTCATAGGGCACAAATCTTTTTTCGAcaattttaaaatcgattggtGACACATACGTAAGAGTTGGTTCCCGTGCCCCTGTGACGCTTACGCCACTGTATACGATTCTCATCTAATTGTGGTGCTACGCAGCCACAGAGCTTTTAAAGGATGCGTTTTGAGAGGTATTCTGAGAGCTAGCTATTAAAGTGTTACACGGGCTTTGGGCATTGTCTTTGATATAAAGGATTCTGCTAAGAAAAAAAGCTCGAATTACTAATAGAATAACTTTTATTTCACATACTAGAATATCGAGAGGCAACCGGCGCTTTTAAGTAATTTTGAAACACaatgaaattatcaaaaaagaATGCAAATGTTACCTTTTCGTCCTTGTCATTGTCCCTTTTTAGCCTGTCAACGGAAACCGCCAATCCTATTGTCACCagtgaaaacaaaataacaagCTTCAAAAGTGGCtccattttaaataaatattcctCAATAGGTCCGTATATTTCCTAAAACGGCTTCACCAAAGCTGTAGTCTCGTAGCCGATGAAAAGGAAAATATCCGGTAGATCTGGTATAAATATGCAGGAATATCCCAGCATGCAATTGAATATATACATGATAGATTGAGCCATGTGTTTATAAGCTTGACTACTTTCGTCAACCAATGAGCAACCATTTTATTTATGACGTCAGAAGATGATTGACTATTAAATCAACCGACCACGCCCACATTTCACTCT
Proteins encoded:
- the LOC140160657 gene encoding blastula protease 10-like; this encodes MEPLLKLVILFSLVTIGLAVSVDRLKRDNDKDEKEFNPEFVGEPPEERQPPHPSPYMHADMLFTKGQQEIYTKNKENEENDGDSDSDRIAKRRGMSNLLHRWPRNIVVYKISPNAEKYKKTITAAINEWQKYTCLIFKPANRKVAKKVGHTNYILIDGVDDSIGCSSYIGYIQREGQLLNLTDECTAKGPGSAIHELGHAIGYVHEQSRPDRDQYVTVHHENIIPNMENNFEKMSSVEVSTNGIPYDHASIMHYGSHYASKNDKSTIEVRHLEDRMNMGQRHELSRYDIKHANVMYDCPEVNECEKLDPCNNGGTCVDEEGSYKCECAEGWHGQNCDLGCEDDHKDCNFFAGSGDCVGGEYQGWMLITCKKSCGICQPYECKDIADNCEDAKSQGYCEHTYVDWATGNCQKTCGFCNFCNPAPCLNGAACDQFGAGYKCTCTEGFKGEHCETPTDEPAEETPVEPEPEPEDGMTNLGNGFCMIKCP